The Solanum pennellii chromosome 11, SPENNV200 sequence acaattttaaaaaatccgAAGAATACATGATCCTAGTAATTGTTAGTGAGATCCCTTTCAGAGTTGGTTCAATTAAatgtattcttcttcttctggaATTTATTTTTAGGGATTTGTGCCTAATCGCCAAATATAGATAAGGgaattttaatgtatttgaatgGATTGTTTAAGTTTCTGATTGACAGTTATATGTTCAGTTTTAATTGTATGAAATGTCTCTGATTCTACTGCTATTACTTGTTTGATGAAATGCCAATTAGAGACCGATTTAGCCAGTATATGACAGGTCTTGTTGTGAATTTTGAATTACATATGAGTTGTTTTAATCTATTGAGTTTGTACTAGTTGCTTATTTATTTGTGCTCCCTCTGTTTTAGTTTGTTTGtgttacttttctttttataactTAGTGACAATTAAGAAACTTTGCTCTTATTGATGAACCCAGAGGGTTTCATTGgtactttttgaattttattagaGTATCTTATGTctctaatttgatttatttcttCCCAATTATGTTTTGGGGCTATCTCAGATATGCTGGTATTCAAGTGTATGTTTCTTATGTGGGATACTTTTGAGGTTCAAGTGCTAACTGATGGCTTATTCTGGTTGCAGGTTTCTTTGATGCATTGACCCCCATTAAACGAACGGTCTTTAAGAACTTGTAGTGTTACACTTCCCTTGCTATTTAGACTCAATAGAGAAGGGGAGGAAGTAAAGGAATAGAGGATGTTGGCTGCTAAAACCCTCTCACTCTCTTCCCCAGTCAGCAAAGTCTCCAACTTTCCAGATTCCAGTCTCATTTTTCCAAAATCCATTCCAGCTATCAAAGCCAATCGAAACATTCTTAGCAACCCTTTTCGGGCCTCATGCCTCAAAACTTCCTTGGAATCCGTCATTGCACCTGATGTTCAATCTTACCCTGGAGCAACCCGAGTGAAAATCCTTTCTGAAGCACTAccatttattcaaaaatttcgAGGCAAGACTATTGTAGTGAAATATGGAGGAGCTGCTATGAAATCTGAGGCACTTCAGGCCTCTGTTATTGCTGATCTTGTCCTTCTTTCTTGTGTTGGTATGCGCATTGTCTTTGTCCATGGGGGTGGTCCTGAAATCAACCAATGGCTAGGTAAATTGGGTATCAAACCCAACTTTTTGAATGGCCTTCGTGTCACTGATGCCTCAACCATGGAGATTGTATCAATGGTCTTGGTGGGTAAAGTCAACAAACATTTGGTTTCCTTGATTAACAAGGCTGGGGCAACTGCAGTGGGGTTATCAGGAATTGACGGTCACCTTTTAACTGCACGTCCTTCCCCCAACTCTGAACAACTTGGTTTTGTTGGGGACATTGCTAGTGTGGACCCTAGTGTACTGCGGCCTCTCATTGACAATTACCATATCCCAGTGATTGCATCTGTTGCAGCTGATAAGACGGGTCAATCCTACAATATTAATGCAGACACAGCAGCAGGTGAGTTGGCAGCCGCTCTTGGAGCTGAAAAGCTACTCTTGTTGACAGATGTGGCTGGAATTCTAGAAGACCGTAATGATCCTGGGAGTTTGGTGAAACAGATCGACATAAAAGGAGTGAAGAAGATGACAGATGATGGCAAGATTGCCGGTGGAATGATCCCCAAGGTGAATTGTTGTGTCAGGTCTTTAGCTCAAGGGGTGAAGACCGCAAGTATTATCGATGGAAGACTGCAGCATTCCTTACTTCTTGAGATTCTCACTGATGAAGGGGCTGGAACAATGATCACTGGCTAGATAAACACTATTGCGAGTTGATCaactattttagtaagtttaaaaTGGTTAAGCTAGATAAGCTTTCTCAAAGCTCTAGAACCTTAATGGTTCTCTCTTATCAATATGTTGTCACACTGTTACAAAATTTTGGTAGACAGACTGAAACTTTTGTCTGGCTTTCTGTTGTATTCTGTTTGATAATGGTCCCATCCTAATGGTTTTTCTTGTATGAATAAAGATCTAGTCACTTTGTGAAAATTTTCCAATTGATAAATGTGAAAACTGCAGAACTAGACATGCTTAGGATTGATGGTGAACTTAGCCCTCTTGGAGCATATTTACTTGCCCTTTTCTCTCTCGACTTAATTCTTCCTGGTGTGT is a genomic window containing:
- the LOC107004976 gene encoding acetylglutamate kinase, chloroplastic, with product MLAAKTLSLSSPVSKVSNFPDSSLIFPKSIPAIKANRNILSNPFRASCLKTSLESVIAPDVQSYPGATRVKILSEALPFIQKFRGKTIVVKYGGAAMKSEALQASVIADLVLLSCVGMRIVFVHGGGPEINQWLGKLGIKPNFLNGLRVTDASTMEIVSMVLVGKVNKHLVSLINKAGATAVGLSGIDGHLLTARPSPNSEQLGFVGDIASVDPSVLRPLIDNYHIPVIASVAADKTGQSYNINADTAAGELAAALGAEKLLLLTDVAGILEDRNDPGSLVKQIDIKGVKKMTDDGKIAGGMIPKVNCCVRSLAQGVKTASIIDGRLQHSLLLEILTDEGAGTMITG